One genomic segment of Rivularia sp. PCC 7116 includes these proteins:
- a CDS encoding Uma2 family endonuclease, with the protein MTALSLQIPPSLKFTDEEFEQIVAFNQELRLELTAEGKLIIMSPTGGETGNRNFEIYIDLGVWNRKNKLGKAFDSSTGFKLPNGATRSPDASWIKIERWDALTPQQRKKYLPLCPDFAVELVSESDDVEDTRKKMLEYIENGLRLGWLINPKDKLVEIYRIGKEVEILDSPDSLSGEDVLIGFSLDLEVIFG; encoded by the coding sequence ATGACAGCTTTAAGTTTACAAATACCTCCCTCACTCAAATTTACAGATGAAGAATTTGAGCAGATTGTCGCTTTTAATCAAGAATTGCGTTTGGAATTAACTGCTGAAGGAAAATTAATTATTATGTCACCAACTGGGGGAGAAACGGGGAATCGTAATTTTGAAATTTATATCGATTTAGGTGTTTGGAATCGTAAAAATAAATTAGGAAAAGCTTTTGATTCTTCGACGGGTTTTAAACTTCCGAATGGTGCAACTCGTTCCCCCGATGCTTCTTGGATAAAAATCGAAAGATGGGATGCTTTAACACCACAACAAAGAAAGAAATATTTACCTTTGTGTCCCGATTTTGCGGTGGAATTAGTATCGGAAAGCGATGACGTGGAAGATACTAGAAAAAAGATGCTCGAATATATTGAAAATGGTTTGAGGTTGGGTTGGTTGATTAATCCGAAAGATAAGCTGGTGGAGATTTATCGTATTGGTAAGGAAGTGGAAATTTTAGATTCTCCCGATAGTTTGTCTGGGGAAGATGTCTTGATTGGGTTTAGTTTGGATTTAGAAGTTATTTTTGGGTGA
- a CDS encoding trypco2 family protein: MPEQNLIGLSELIEQVKQELLTKAPENENDIPLLSVDSVELELQVTVKNEAKGGIKIYVLELGGGNSQDDVQKVKVKLSPLLNKEQMLGIYKKKYPERWNELLETSTEGGMKGNEQPGF, translated from the coding sequence ATGCCCGAACAAAACCTTATTGGACTTTCAGAGCTAATCGAGCAGGTTAAACAAGAACTTTTAACAAAGGCACCGGAAAACGAAAACGATATTCCCTTACTCAGCGTCGATTCTGTAGAGTTGGAATTGCAAGTAACGGTGAAGAATGAAGCTAAGGGAGGAATTAAAATATACGTTCTCGAATTGGGTGGGGGAAACAGTCAAGATGATGTCCAAAAAGTAAAAGTAAAGCTTTCTCCGTTGTTAAATAAAGAACAAATGCTGGGAATATATAAGAAGAAATATCCGGAACGCTGGAATGAATTATTGGAGACAAGTACCGAAGGTGGAATGAAAGGAAACGAACAACCAGGATTTTAA
- a CDS encoding HigA family addiction module antitoxin, whose translation MKIPKFRPPTHPGEILLKDFLEPMGITQRQLADALHVPYQRINELVNQKRGITPSTAIRLSKFFGNSSQFWLNLQQNWELYHVMKEEEEEIKTIFQFKSAG comes from the coding sequence ATGAAAATACCAAAATTTAGACCCCCGACACATCCAGGTGAAATATTACTTAAAGATTTTCTCGAACCAATGGGAATAACTCAACGACAACTTGCAGATGCACTTCACGTTCCCTATCAGCGAATTAATGAACTTGTAAATCAAAAGCGAGGGATTACACCTAGTACAGCAATACGTTTATCAAAATTCTTTGGAAATAGTTCGCAGTTTTGGTTAAACCTTCAACAAAATTGGGAGCTATATCATGTTATGAAGGAAGAAGAAGAGGAAATAAAAACTATTTTCCAATTTAAAAGTGCAGGATAA
- a CDS encoding tetratricopeptide repeat protein, translating into MTQSGETDSSLPFFNGENDFRMTLLRSLEVTGFNPKYFSSKEKDWMRDVGILAQNGKDFDNNYLVNIGQALYRSLFASGKVEDAFKAALQLAQNKNTQLHLQLRFEDDSSKRSRLADYPWELIHDGQDFLLHHQVTFSRYIAHNKFPPNLTPVEKLNVLLISSAAFDKELGLQKLSKKEQQAICKGLETANEAGDINLDELDYPTIDELRTYLIEHQGNNAPHVVHFDGHGIFAKRCKNQNCRAIVKQISTTHCSKCNSELPKAQGYLAFEGEGDKPDYVSARELGALLQISGFADGNQTSGLALVVLSACQSAMTLEGESVFNGSAQNLINHRIPAVVAMQYSVKVDAATEFAKQFYRSLGQKNSLAVAISQGREAMGVEGNQWYRPVLYLRWQDNQGGQLFALPSIDTSPKSIPQNLPRSGVIKFVGREEVLETLHQQLQENERVAISAITGMGGIGKTELALQYGDRHWKQGTYSGGICWFPVRDEDVGIKIIDFAREIGLQPPDNFYLLNKVKYCWRNWQAGDVLVVFDDVREYQQIKDYLPPNEPRFKILVTTRQQWLGQSFKRVILEVLEENAALELLVSFVGEERVDLEKEEAKKLCADLGYLPLGLELVARYLQRKPNLSLIKMCQRLALEHRSLIERSGDMTAKLGVKAAFELSWRELKEETQELACLLSIFALALIPWELVEQCLPEEDKEDLEDIRDDFLVDFSLLEDKGENSYQLHQLIREFLIGKREELADVEDMKRGFCYVIAPIGQKISNTPTQSDILELTLEIPHLIETVIHQKDYLADEDLIIPFTGLGKFYKGQAAYNKALFYYEKCLAISKERFGEEHYDVATSFNNLAEVYYSLGNFQEPESLYLKALEIWKKLLGEEHHDFATGLNNLAKLYNSQGRFEQAEPLYLKALGIWKKLVGEEHHDFATGLNNLAVLYYSKGRYQQAEPLYKQALQIRKKLLGEEHPNVVQSLNNLAVLYNSQGRYSEAEPLYKQALEMGIKLLGESHPDVALSLNNLAALYDSQERYSEAEPLYLQALQVRKKLLGEEHPDIAQNLNNLAVLYSSQGNYSEAESHCKQALQMRKKLLGESHPEVANSLNNLATLYRLQKRYSEAEILYLQTLQMRKKLLGESHPDFVTSLNNLAGLYNLQRRYQEAQTLYKQALNISEQLLGVGHPKTMMVRENYASCLKSMVVEKKYQA; encoded by the coding sequence GTGACTCAGTCTGGAGAAACCGATTCTTCATTGCCGTTTTTTAATGGTGAAAATGACTTCAGAATGACTTTGCTCAGAAGTTTGGAAGTTACTGGTTTCAATCCTAAATATTTTTCTAGCAAAGAGAAAGATTGGATGAGGGATGTTGGTATTCTCGCTCAAAATGGGAAAGATTTTGACAACAATTATTTAGTTAATATTGGTCAAGCTTTATATCGTTCGTTGTTTGCGTCTGGTAAAGTTGAAGATGCTTTCAAAGCTGCTTTACAACTTGCTCAAAACAAAAATACTCAATTACACCTTCAATTAAGATTTGAAGATGATTCGAGTAAACGTTCCAGGTTAGCTGATTATCCTTGGGAATTAATACACGATGGACAAGATTTTTTATTACATCATCAAGTAACTTTCTCTCGCTACATTGCTCATAATAAATTCCCTCCCAACTTAACACCTGTTGAGAAGCTAAATGTTTTACTTATATCTTCTGCTGCTTTTGATAAAGAATTAGGACTGCAAAAACTTTCAAAAAAAGAACAGCAGGCTATTTGTAAAGGATTGGAAACTGCTAATGAAGCAGGCGATATCAATCTTGATGAATTAGATTATCCCACAATTGATGAATTAAGAACATATTTGATCGAACATCAAGGAAATAACGCTCCTCATGTAGTGCATTTTGATGGACATGGAATCTTTGCGAAGAGATGTAAGAATCAAAACTGTAGGGCTATAGTTAAACAAATTTCTACTACTCATTGCAGTAAATGCAATAGTGAATTACCAAAAGCACAAGGTTATTTAGCGTTTGAAGGTGAAGGGGATAAACCAGATTATGTGAGTGCTAGGGAGTTGGGAGCATTACTGCAAATCTCTGGTTTTGCTGATGGGAATCAAACTAGTGGTTTGGCTTTGGTGGTGCTGAGTGCTTGTCAGTCAGCAATGACTTTGGAAGGTGAATCAGTATTTAACGGTAGCGCTCAAAATTTGATCAATCATCGCATTCCCGCAGTGGTAGCAATGCAGTATTCCGTGAAGGTTGATGCTGCAACCGAATTCGCAAAGCAATTTTATCGTTCCTTGGGGCAAAAGAATTCCCTTGCTGTGGCTATAAGCCAGGGAAGGGAAGCAATGGGAGTTGAAGGCAATCAATGGTATCGTCCCGTGTTGTATTTGCGGTGGCAAGATAATCAAGGGGGACAGTTATTTGCACTTCCATCAATAGATACTTCCCCAAAATCAATTCCTCAAAACCTTCCTCGCAGCGGTGTAATTAAATTTGTCGGAAGAGAGGAAGTTTTAGAAACCTTACATCAGCAGTTACAGGAAAACGAACGGGTAGCGATTTCGGCAATTACTGGTATGGGTGGTATCGGTAAAACAGAACTAGCGCTGCAATATGGCGATCGCCATTGGAAACAAGGTACATATTCTGGTGGAATTTGTTGGTTTCCGGTACGAGATGAAGATGTCGGAATTAAAATTATTGACTTTGCCAGAGAAATTGGTTTACAACCACCAGATAATTTCTATTTACTAAACAAGGTTAAATATTGCTGGAGAAATTGGCAAGCTGGCGATGTATTGGTGGTGTTTGATGATGTTAGGGAATACCAGCAGATAAAAGACTATTTACCTCCAAATGAACCTAGATTTAAGATTTTAGTAACTACCAGACAACAGTGGTTGGGACAATCATTTAAAAGAGTGATTTTAGAAGTTTTAGAAGAAAATGCTGCTTTAGAATTGCTGGTTTCTTTTGTTGGGGAAGAAAGGGTTGATCTGGAAAAAGAAGAAGCTAAAAAACTTTGTGCTGACTTGGGATACTTACCTTTAGGTTTGGAATTGGTAGCAAGGTATTTACAGCGCAAACCCAATTTATCTTTGATAAAAATGTGTCAAAGATTGGCTTTAGAACATCGTTCTTTGATAGAAAGATCGGGGGACATGACAGCAAAATTAGGAGTTAAAGCTGCTTTTGAACTAAGTTGGCGAGAATTAAAAGAGGAAACACAAGAATTAGCTTGTTTGTTGAGTATTTTTGCTTTAGCTCTGATTCCTTGGGAATTAGTTGAGCAGTGTTTACCAGAAGAAGATAAGGAAGATTTAGAAGATATTAGAGATGACTTTTTGGTAGATTTCAGTTTACTTGAGGATAAAGGGGAAAATAGTTATCAATTGCATCAGTTAATTCGAGAGTTTTTGATAGGTAAGCGCGAAGAATTAGCTGATGTTGAGGATATGAAGCGTGGCTTTTGTTATGTAATAGCTCCAATTGGACAAAAAATTTCTAATACTCCTACCCAATCAGATATTCTAGAGCTTACTTTAGAAATTCCTCATCTTATAGAAACTGTAATTCATCAAAAAGATTATTTAGCTGATGAAGATTTAATAATCCCCTTCACTGGCTTAGGTAAATTTTATAAAGGACAAGCAGCTTACAATAAAGCATTATTTTATTACGAAAAATGTTTAGCAATTAGTAAAGAGCGTTTTGGGGAAGAACATTATGATGTAGCAACTAGTTTTAATAACTTGGCAGAAGTTTACTATTCTCTAGGGAATTTCCAAGAACCAGAATCCCTTTACCTAAAAGCTTTGGAAATCTGGAAAAAACTTTTAGGGGAAGAGCATCACGATTTTGCAACTGGTTTAAATAATCTTGCAAAACTTTATAATTCACAAGGACGTTTTGAACAAGCAGAACCTCTTTACCTAAAAGCTTTGGGAATCTGGAAAAAACTTGTAGGAGAAGAGCATCATGATTTTGCGACTGGTTTGAACAATCTTGCAGTGCTTTACTATTCAAAAGGACGATACCAGCAAGCAGAACCCCTTTATAAACAAGCTTTGCAAATAAGAAAAAAACTATTAGGGGAAGAACATCCCAATGTTGTACAAAGTTTGAATAATCTGGCAGTACTTTACAATTCGCAGGGACGTTATTCAGAAGCAGAACCCCTTTATAAACAAGCTTTAGAGATGGGAATTAAACTGCTGGGTGAATCACATCCAGATGTTGCATTAAGTCTGAATAATCTAGCAGCACTTTACGATTCACAGGAGCGTTATTCAGAAGCAGAACCTCTTTATCTACAAGCTTTGCAAGTAAGGAAAAAATTACTTGGTGAAGAACATCCTGATATTGCACAAAATTTAAACAATCTTGCAGTACTTTATAGTTCACAGGGAAATTATTCAGAAGCAGAGTCTCATTGCAAACAAGCTTTGCAAATGAGAAAAAAACTTTTGGGGGAGTCACATCCGGAAGTTGCAAATAGTTTGAATAATCTTGCAACACTTTACCGTTTACAGAAGCGTTATTCAGAAGCAGAAATTCTTTACCTGCAAACTTTACAAATGAGAAAAAAACTTTTGGGTGAATCACATCCTGATTTTGTAACTAGTTTGAATAATCTGGCAGGACTTTATAACTTACAGAGACGCTATCAAGAAGCACAAACTCT
- a CDS encoding type II toxin-antitoxin system RelE/ParE family toxin, with translation MIVSFKNQGTEDVFDGNDSKEARKQCPINCWEVARRKLDQLNAASSLDDIKVPPGNRLEALKGERKGQYSIRINDKYRICFIWTVQDASEVEIVDYH, from the coding sequence ATGATAGTATCATTTAAGAACCAGGGAACTGAAGATGTCTTTGATGGGAATGATTCAAAGGAAGCTCGAAAGCAATGTCCTATAAACTGTTGGGAAGTTGCACGTAGAAAATTAGACCAGCTTAATGCAGCATCATCCCTAGATGATATTAAAGTTCCACCGGGAAATAGGCTAGAAGCATTAAAAGGTGAACGTAAAGGTCAATATAGTATTCGGATTAACGATAAATATCGAATTTGCTTTATCTGGACTGTCCAAGATGCATCAGAAGTTGAAATAGTTGATTACCATTAG
- a CDS encoding Uma2 family endonuclease, with product MQSVINFLTIKEYLELEHNSEIRHEYVDGEVFAMAGASEEHNLIVTNIIALLRPHLRGTPYRTFASDMKVKVKVQKADIFYYPDVLVTCDPNDNERYFKTSPKLIVEVLSNSTKTIDKREKRLNYQNIQSLQEYVLISQDEIKVEIYRQDSQVNWLMQILGKNDELRLDSIDLTITMAEIYEDVVKIL from the coding sequence ATGCAGTCCGTAATCAATTTCCTTACCATTAAAGAATACCTAGAGTTAGAACACAACAGCGAAATTCGCCATGAATATGTAGATGGTGAAGTTTTCGCAATGGCTGGAGCTAGTGAAGAACATAATTTGATAGTTACTAATATTATCGCTTTGTTACGTCCCCATTTACGCGGAACTCCTTATCGTACTTTTGCCTCAGACATGAAAGTTAAAGTCAAGGTGCAAAAGGCTGATATTTTCTATTATCCTGATGTTTTAGTAACTTGTGACCCTAATGATAACGAAAGGTATTTTAAAACTAGTCCAAAATTAATTGTAGAAGTATTATCTAATTCTACTAAAACTATAGATAAGCGAGAAAAACGTCTCAATTATCAAAATATTCAAAGTTTACAAGAATATGTCTTAATTTCTCAGGATGAAATCAAGGTAGAAATTTATCGTCAAGATAGTCAAGTTAATTGGTTAATGCAAATCTTGGGTAAAAATGATGAATTACGTTTAGATTCAATTGACTTAACTATAACGATGGCTGAAATTTACGAAGATGTAGTCAAAATATTATAG